From Chryseobacterium tructae, one genomic window encodes:
- a CDS encoding sensor histidine kinase, whose translation MFNKVITNQTKTMVLLMLVFTVIILLFSGLVYFSIVNFSHQRFYELLKIRTATIVQIEKSKDHLDLPENYILSNLNDEELPMEKDYVFAVPTDSNFKKISQEVHIPDYFFKNVLKKGEDNYNDKEFYYIGQSFRYEDKDYIAIASAKNHYVIYYLGFLKRTLLTCIVLSLFFSMIFSFYLSKTLFKPILKITGKVKEISSENLHLRLEPQPDNKELNELVDTFNGMLNRIETSFETQNHLIGNVSHELRTPLTSIMGEADVALSISRTPEEYKETLEIILDEAEKLDRKIKALLMIAQTGFDGKIQKMDKVRMDQLLWDVIETLRKIDSRNNIYLDISMLPDNPKKLKVQGNEQLLHLAVANIISNGCKYSNFQQVKVSLGATDADVYIIVKDDGIGIPQQEMNKIYDPFFRASNTNNYEGYGIGLPLARNIVRMHHGELIVTSNENQGTTVQMRFPNFYSTQKETV comes from the coding sequence ATGTTTAACAAAGTGATTACAAATCAGACCAAAACGATGGTACTTTTAATGTTGGTTTTTACCGTCATTATTTTACTGTTCAGTGGATTGGTTTATTTTTCAATTGTTAATTTTTCTCATCAAAGGTTTTATGAGCTTTTAAAAATTCGTACCGCCACCATTGTTCAGATAGAAAAAAGCAAGGATCATCTGGATCTTCCTGAAAATTATATTCTCAGCAATCTGAATGATGAAGAGCTTCCGATGGAAAAAGACTACGTTTTTGCAGTTCCTACGGATTCTAATTTCAAGAAAATCTCTCAGGAGGTTCACATTCCCGATTATTTCTTTAAAAATGTTCTCAAAAAAGGAGAGGACAACTATAATGATAAAGAATTCTATTACATTGGCCAGAGTTTTAGATATGAGGATAAAGATTATATCGCTATTGCTTCAGCTAAAAACCATTATGTAATTTATTACCTTGGATTTTTAAAGAGAACGCTGCTTACCTGTATAGTGCTATCACTTTTCTTTAGCATGATCTTTTCATTTTATCTTTCTAAAACACTCTTTAAACCTATCCTTAAAATTACAGGGAAAGTAAAAGAGATCAGTTCGGAGAATCTTCACCTGAGACTTGAGCCACAACCGGATAATAAAGAACTGAATGAATTAGTAGACACCTTCAACGGAATGCTTAATCGTATTGAAACGTCTTTTGAAACTCAGAATCATCTGATTGGAAATGTTTCCCATGAATTGAGAACTCCCCTTACCTCGATTATGGGTGAAGCTGATGTTGCTCTTTCTATAAGCAGAACACCGGAAGAATATAAAGAAACCCTTGAAATCATTCTGGATGAAGCTGAAAAACTGGACAGAAAGATTAAAGCCTTATTAATGATCGCCCAAACCGGGTTTGATGGTAAGATTCAGAAAATGGATAAGGTAAGAATGGATCAGTTGCTCTGGGATGTTATTGAAACCCTGAGAAAAATTGATTCCAGAAATAATATCTATCTGGATATCAGTATGCTTCCTGATAATCCTAAAAAATTGAAGGTACAGGGGAACGAACAACTTTTACATCTCGCTGTTGCTAATATTATCAGTAATGGCTGCAAATATTCTAATTTCCAACAGGTTAAAGTTTCCTTGGGAGCTACCGACGCAGATGTTTACATTATTGTAAAAGATGACGGGATTGGAATTCCGCAACAGGAAATGAATAAAATCTATGATCCGTTTTTCAGAGCTTCTAATACCAATAATTATGAAGGGTATGGAATTGGACTTCCATTGGCAAGAAATATCGTAAGAATGCACCATGGTGAGCTGATCGTCACTTCAAATGAAAATCAGGGAACTACAGTACAGATGCGTTTCCCTAACTTTTACAGTACACAAAAAGAAACGGTGTAA
- a CDS encoding helix-turn-helix domain-containing protein: MNDFLIGIGKRLKDIRKKNNLTINELAFRANVSNGLVSRIENGRTIPSLPVLLDLIQSLDIDASFFFEGVEKKSNAKFIYVPKESQQVIEKEVEAEGFKYMHIFSKSLHSLGFEAVLLTLEPNSKREKVITDAWEFKYILKGEVKYIIDNEEIIMKEGDSLYFNGKFPHVPVSISNESCVMLVLYFYTA; the protein is encoded by the coding sequence ATGAATGACTTTTTAATAGGGATCGGAAAGAGATTAAAGGATATCAGAAAGAAAAACAATCTAACCATTAACGAACTGGCTTTCAGAGCTAATGTAAGTAACGGTCTGGTTTCCCGTATCGAAAATGGAAGAACAATTCCTTCGCTTCCTGTATTATTAGATCTGATTCAATCACTGGATATTGATGCAAGCTTCTTTTTTGAGGGCGTGGAGAAAAAGTCAAATGCAAAGTTCATTTATGTTCCTAAAGAAAGTCAGCAGGTTATAGAGAAAGAAGTGGAAGCTGAAGGCTTTAAATACATGCACATCTTTAGCAAAAGTCTTCATTCTTTGGGATTTGAAGCAGTATTGCTTACCCTGGAACCTAATTCTAAAAGGGAAAAAGTAATTACAGATGCCTGGGAATTCAAATATATTCTGAAAGGAGAAGTAAAATACATCATTGATAATGAAGAAATCATCATGAAAGAAGGAGATTCTTTATATTTCAATGGAAAGTTTCCCCACGTTCCGGTAAGTATCAGCAACGAAAGCTGCGTGATGCTAGTTCTTTATTTTTATACCGCATAA
- a CDS encoding IS110 family transposase → MRLRKKTKNFLISIPGIGTQCALNLIIITNNFKSFDNAKHLACYAGVVPFKNQSGTIVKKERVSKMANQKLKKLLHLSAMASIRADKELKTYFLRKVEEGKNKMSVLNAIRNKLVHRIMAVIKRKQPFFPKEEFLSIKNTYNTCLLT, encoded by the coding sequence ATGAGATTAAGAAAAAAAACAAAGAACTTTTTGATTTCCATTCCTGGAATCGGAACTCAATGTGCTCTTAATTTGATCATCATTACCAATAACTTCAAATCGTTTGATAATGCTAAACACCTTGCTTGTTATGCAGGAGTTGTTCCGTTCAAAAATCAATCAGGAACCATCGTAAAAAAAGAACGTGTATCGAAAATGGCGAATCAAAAACTGAAAAAGCTGCTTCATTTATCTGCCATGGCAAGTATACGAGCAGACAAGGAATTAAAGACCTATTTTCTGAGAAAAGTAGAAGAGGGTAAAAATAAAATGAGTGTTCTTAATGCTATAAGAAACAAATTAGTACATCGAATAATGGCCGTAATCAAACGAAAACAGCCATTTTTTCCAAAAGAAGAATTTTTATCAATAAAAAACACTTATAATACTTGCTTATTAACATAG
- a CDS encoding rhomboid family intramembrane serine protease: MFNNIPPITRNIIIINVIVFIVTSLMGDQVISYLAGFYPFSPFFHSWQVITHMFMHGSIMHILFNMMTLFSFGPILEQTLGEKKYLILYFLSGLGAFFLFNLWNFVEAQQLSNELQQLGFNVNAYMSGASVQFSGDASAIMKQKELLDSLKGIVATPMVGASGAIFGVVAAFATLYPDSKIGIMFIPVPIKVKYLLPIVIVVSVYLGVSGNGGGIAHLAHVGGALVGWLLARIWKKHLYRFN; this comes from the coding sequence ATGTTTAACAATATACCACCAATTACAAGGAATATTATCATCATCAATGTGATCGTATTTATTGTTACCTCTTTAATGGGGGATCAGGTAATCAGCTACCTTGCCGGATTTTATCCCTTTTCTCCTTTCTTTCATTCTTGGCAGGTGATTACCCATATGTTTATGCATGGAAGTATTATGCATATTTTGTTTAATATGATGACACTCTTCAGCTTTGGTCCTATTTTGGAACAAACATTGGGTGAAAAAAAATATCTTATTCTCTACTTTTTAAGTGGTTTGGGTGCTTTCTTCCTGTTTAATTTGTGGAATTTTGTTGAAGCGCAGCAACTTTCCAATGAATTACAGCAATTAGGTTTTAACGTAAATGCTTATATGTCCGGAGCAAGTGTGCAATTTTCCGGAGATGCATCTGCGATTATGAAGCAGAAAGAATTATTAGATAGTTTAAAAGGCATTGTAGCAACACCTATGGTAGGAGCTTCAGGTGCCATTTTTGGAGTCGTGGCCGCTTTTGCAACCTTATATCCGGATTCAAAAATTGGAATTATGTTTATTCCGGTTCCTATAAAAGTAAAATACCTTTTACCAATCGTTATTGTGGTTTCTGTATATCTTGGAGTCTCTGGAAATGGAGGTGGAATTGCACACTTGGCTCACGTTGGTGGAGCTTTAGTTGGTTGGCTATTGGCAAGGATCTGGAAAAAACATTTATATAGATTCAATTAA
- a CDS encoding endonuclease/exonuclease/phosphatase family protein encodes MKIFRLIILILHVGILFLLLGSLLNAYIPPKIFPWFNLLSLGFPILISLYVIFTIFWIFSWKKRAFVFMFVGLAFINPVKRWVNFSSESKGSLSTIKIVSFNIKAGLMGKEEVLNYLKAQNADVILLQEDGGIDYPTLKGYNRTRSNGFLTILTKYKISNEKVIYSEDENASLPGGLQVDIEIKGKTYRFVDVYLYPFQFEKEMVKLNGDSDANEKKVKDVVKKLIPTFKKHQDQVKNIYQAIENSPYPVIVAGDFNSVPNSYEYYHLSKGLEDAFMTAGRGSATSFHDYKFPIRIDYVFSSKSLKAVSYVVDRSVSISDHYPVISELSLNEK; translated from the coding sequence GTGAAGATTTTCCGACTTATTATATTGATCCTGCATGTAGGAATCCTATTTCTATTGCTGGGGTCGCTGTTGAATGCTTATATCCCACCTAAAATATTTCCGTGGTTTAATCTGTTGTCTTTGGGGTTCCCGATTCTTATCAGTCTGTATGTTATTTTTACCATATTTTGGATCTTTAGCTGGAAAAAAAGAGCTTTTGTATTCATGTTTGTGGGATTAGCATTTATTAATCCTGTGAAACGATGGGTTAATTTTTCCTCTGAAAGTAAAGGGAGTTTAAGTACTATAAAAATCGTGTCTTTTAATATAAAGGCAGGGCTTATGGGAAAAGAAGAGGTTTTAAATTATCTGAAAGCTCAAAATGCGGATGTTATTCTCTTGCAGGAAGATGGTGGAATAGACTATCCAACTCTAAAAGGCTATAATAGAACCCGATCGAATGGCTTTTTAACAATTCTTACAAAATATAAGATTTCCAACGAAAAAGTAATCTACTCTGAAGATGAAAATGCAAGCTTACCAGGTGGTCTTCAGGTAGATATTGAAATAAAAGGGAAGACCTATCGATTTGTAGATGTATATCTCTATCCATTTCAGTTTGAAAAAGAAATGGTTAAGCTTAATGGGGATTCTGATGCTAATGAGAAAAAAGTAAAGGATGTTGTAAAAAAATTAATTCCTACTTTCAAAAAACATCAGGATCAGGTAAAGAATATCTATCAAGCTATAGAAAACTCACCATATCCTGTTATTGTAGCCGGAGATTTTAATTCTGTTCCGAATTCTTATGAGTATTATCACCTGTCTAAAGGGCTTGAAGATGCATTTATGACTGCGGGCAGAGGAAGCGCAACCAGTTTTCACGATTATAAATTTCCGATTAGGATAGATTACGTTTTTTCTTCAAAATCATTGAAGGCTGTTTCTTATGTAGTTGACCGTTCTGTCAGTATTTCAGATCATTATCCGGTAATTTCTGAACTTTCTCTGAACGAGAAATAA
- a CDS encoding TonB-dependent receptor domain-containing protein: protein MDATQMRFTDLEFYKVFVEEKDKIVAAFNHEINASDNLTIKYGFKYRDKERNAKFSDIFYNWSNGTAPLLSDYAQYITTQPNGRKYLSEMNAHIGNTFGPVLSTGGMNQFWYDNQGNLKINTTDSEALEYNKALGRNFDVFEKHADAYGMATYKLNDKITLLGGIRLSNTNTKVKGYNVIDDVLTPVEHTKNYLAVLPMIHLKYALNDKTNLRFAATRTFSRPNFGDLTPGGTYIEADNEFKGGNPNLNPTYSLNFDLMGEYYFSNVGILSGGVFYKSITDPIFQDSFIGTYNGMNGVQFSAPNNGSAAWLGGLELGITKRFDFLPGFLKYFGAQVNATFMTSEMEKPSGRKVALPYQAKELYNFQLFYEQKGFNARLAYNYKGKYAVEYAEDDINDSYYGKYSSLDFGGSYQFTKNIGLYMDINNILNKPLIYHFGKNEDRPEQVEYYGVRCNLGIKLNF from the coding sequence ATGGATGCTACCCAGATGAGATTTACCGATCTCGAATTTTACAAGGTATTTGTAGAAGAGAAAGATAAGATTGTAGCAGCTTTTAATCATGAAATTAATGCTTCTGATAACCTGACGATAAAGTATGGTTTCAAATACAGGGATAAGGAACGTAATGCCAAATTCTCTGATATTTTCTACAACTGGAGCAATGGAACCGCACCTCTGTTATCTGATTATGCTCAATATATTACAACTCAGCCCAACGGGAGAAAGTATTTAAGTGAAATGAATGCTCATATCGGAAATACATTCGGGCCAGTGCTTTCTACGGGAGGAATGAACCAGTTCTGGTATGATAATCAGGGGAATTTAAAAATCAATACGACTGATTCCGAAGCCTTGGAATACAATAAAGCGTTAGGAAGAAACTTCGATGTTTTTGAAAAGCATGCCGATGCTTACGGAATGGCCACTTACAAACTGAATGATAAAATTACCCTTTTAGGGGGAATCAGATTATCAAATACCAATACAAAGGTAAAAGGGTATAATGTGATTGATGATGTGCTAACGCCAGTTGAACATACTAAAAATTACCTTGCTGTTCTCCCCATGATTCATCTGAAATATGCCTTAAACGATAAAACCAATCTTCGTTTTGCAGCCACAAGAACATTTTCAAGGCCTAATTTCGGAGATCTGACGCCTGGTGGAACTTATATTGAAGCGGATAATGAATTTAAAGGAGGAAATCCTAATCTTAATCCAACCTATTCTTTGAATTTTGACCTGATGGGAGAATATTACTTCTCAAATGTCGGAATTCTGAGTGGTGGTGTTTTCTATAAATCGATTACAGATCCAATTTTTCAGGATTCTTTCATCGGAACTTACAATGGGATGAACGGCGTGCAGTTCTCTGCTCCTAATAATGGAAGTGCAGCATGGTTGGGCGGCCTTGAATTGGGAATTACCAAAAGATTTGATTTCCTTCCGGGATTCCTTAAGTATTTCGGGGCACAGGTAAACGCAACCTTTATGACTTCTGAAATGGAGAAGCCAAGTGGCAGAAAGGTGGCTCTTCCTTACCAGGCCAAAGAATTATACAACTTCCAGCTATTCTATGAACAAAAAGGATTTAATGCACGACTTGCCTACAATTATAAAGGGAAATACGCTGTAGAATATGCCGAGGATGACATCAATGATTCTTACTATGGAAAATACAGCAGCTTAGACTTCGGAGGATCTTATCAGTTTACCAAAAATATAGGACTGTATATGGATATCAATAATATTCTGAACAAACCTCTGATCTACCACTTCGGAAAAAATGAAGACCGTCCTGAGCAGGTAGAATACTACGGAGTAAGATGTAACCTTGGAATAAAACTGAACTTCTAA
- the mutL gene encoding DNA mismatch repair endonuclease MutL, protein MSDIIQLLPDHVANQIAAGEVVQRPASIVKELLENAIDADATKIELIIRDAGKNLIQVVDDGKGMSETDARLAFERHATSKIRGTEDIFKIATKGFRGEALASIAAVSQVELRTKQKDASIGTNIYIEGGVFQFQDPVQTAEGSNFLVKNLFYNVPARRKFLKNNNIEFRHVIDEFQRVALAHEGLEFSLFHDDEAVFRLRKGSQMQRIVDVFGRKLQPLLIPIKEDIIWCKLHGFVAKPEGAKKARGEQFLFVNGRYFRSPYFNKAVQEAFEGLLQPGYVPSFFLYLEMDPEKIDVNIHPQKTEVKFEDEHLIFALLRSTIKRSLGIYNVSPSLDFDRDPHLDEMMNKPIPSKGNGGGSGVIKMPEIIVDRDYNPFLEEKNVVHPEEIQNLTEMYHQNITAEPSKINLFEDEDFDEDLMRLPNGYWLFNKGDVTLMLDLGRMHRLLVSENNRSTRKTNTGTNSHALLFSLEYHMNEIEKSKYESIKKYLPELGFDMKIAHESVLRIDSLPEGLKETQAMKFLENLFEILDYKTEDEFMQYYHNQWSKMQSKSRFDFIYKKDAEQVIKDFTALGFPEFLPDGKRCFYEVPFNDFKNKF, encoded by the coding sequence ATGTCAGATATTATTCAGCTTTTACCGGATCATGTAGCCAACCAAATTGCGGCAGGAGAGGTGGTGCAGAGACCTGCATCCATCGTGAAGGAACTTTTGGAAAACGCTATAGATGCAGATGCAACGAAGATTGAACTGATCATCAGAGATGCCGGGAAAAACCTTATCCAAGTGGTAGACGACGGAAAAGGAATGTCCGAAACAGATGCCCGATTAGCATTTGAAAGGCATGCTACTTCCAAAATCAGAGGAACCGAAGATATCTTTAAGATCGCAACGAAAGGTTTCCGAGGGGAGGCACTGGCTTCTATCGCAGCTGTTTCACAAGTTGAATTGAGAACCAAGCAAAAGGATGCTTCTATTGGAACCAACATATATATTGAAGGGGGCGTTTTTCAGTTTCAGGATCCTGTACAGACTGCAGAAGGATCTAACTTTCTGGTAAAGAATCTTTTTTATAATGTTCCTGCCAGAAGAAAATTTCTGAAAAACAACAATATTGAATTCAGACACGTTATTGATGAATTTCAACGTGTTGCATTAGCTCATGAAGGATTGGAATTTTCTCTGTTTCATGATGATGAAGCTGTTTTCAGATTGAGAAAAGGAAGTCAGATGCAGCGTATTGTAGATGTTTTCGGAAGAAAATTACAACCGCTTTTGATTCCTATCAAAGAAGATATTATCTGGTGTAAGCTTCACGGATTTGTTGCTAAACCGGAAGGGGCCAAAAAAGCAAGAGGTGAGCAATTCCTCTTCGTAAACGGAAGATATTTTAGAAGTCCTTATTTCAATAAAGCAGTACAGGAAGCCTTTGAAGGTCTTCTTCAACCGGGATATGTGCCATCGTTTTTTCTTTATCTGGAGATGGATCCGGAGAAAATAGATGTCAATATTCATCCGCAGAAAACAGAAGTGAAATTTGAAGATGAGCATCTTATTTTTGCCTTACTTCGTTCCACGATCAAGAGATCATTGGGAATTTATAATGTTTCTCCAAGTCTTGATTTTGACAGAGATCCGCATTTGGATGAGATGATGAATAAACCTATCCCAAGCAAAGGCAATGGAGGAGGAAGTGGTGTTATAAAAATGCCTGAAATTATTGTAGACAGGGATTATAACCCGTTTTTGGAAGAGAAAAATGTAGTGCATCCGGAAGAAATTCAGAATCTTACGGAAATGTACCACCAGAATATTACAGCAGAACCATCAAAGATCAACCTGTTTGAAGATGAAGATTTTGATGAGGATTTAATGAGACTTCCGAATGGATACTGGTTGTTCAATAAAGGAGATGTTACTCTGATGCTTGATTTGGGAAGAATGCACAGACTGTTGGTTTCAGAAAATAACAGGTCTACAAGAAAAACAAATACAGGTACAAACAGCCATGCTTTGCTTTTCTCTCTGGAATATCATATGAATGAGATTGAGAAAAGTAAATATGAATCCATCAAGAAGTATCTTCCTGAACTTGGGTTTGACATGAAAATTGCTCACGAAAGTGTATTGAGAATAGATTCACTTCCTGAAGGGTTGAAAGAAACACAGGCGATGAAGTTCCTGGAAAACCTTTTCGAGATCTTGGATTATAAGACAGAAGATGAATTCATGCAGTATTACCACAACCAATGGAGTAAAATGCAATCCAAGTCAAGATTTGACTTTATTTATAAAAAAGATGCGGAACAAGTCATCAAAGATTTTACAGCACTAGGATTCCCGGAGTTTTTACCAGATGGAAAAAGATGCTTCTATGAAGTTCCGTTTAATGATTTTAAAAACAAATTTTAA
- a CDS encoding YoaK family protein, protein MLRNYSNSRTLGDNIRLGTLTAFTAGTINIASLLIFLSFTSNVTGHYAILAAEISKGNWTQVAVMGSWIFLFFFGSFLSNFIVINFNKKSKYFAHAMPLVLEILCLFGVGVYGQLYYQKTLEETEVLVAIMLFATGLQNGLTASISNFSVKTTHLTGTTTDLGILVSMFTQKKYRKNGELIGRAKLLMSIMIAYVLGAIFSGLTYYYLEFRVFYVISLCLMIVIGYDAYKIHVRHFNTKYRYNRIYKKPNLFAYLYEKIHGVPKMNKKRKLVFED, encoded by the coding sequence ATGTTAAGAAATTATAGTAACAGCAGAACATTGGGAGACAATATCAGGTTGGGGACGCTGACTGCCTTTACGGCAGGTACTATAAATATAGCATCCCTACTTATATTTCTCTCTTTTACATCAAACGTAACTGGCCACTATGCAATTTTAGCTGCGGAAATCAGTAAAGGAAACTGGACGCAGGTAGCGGTAATGGGAAGTTGGATCTTTTTATTTTTCTTCGGAAGCTTTCTATCCAACTTTATCGTAATTAATTTTAATAAGAAAAGTAAATATTTTGCCCACGCAATGCCTCTTGTCCTGGAAATACTATGTTTGTTTGGAGTAGGAGTATACGGTCAATTGTATTATCAGAAAACATTAGAAGAAACAGAAGTTTTGGTAGCAATAATGCTTTTTGCAACAGGACTGCAGAATGGGTTGACGGCCAGTATTTCCAACTTCTCTGTTAAAACAACCCACCTTACGGGAACAACAACCGATTTGGGAATTTTGGTTTCTATGTTTACCCAGAAGAAATACAGGAAAAACGGGGAATTAATCGGAAGAGCAAAATTGCTGATGAGTATTATGATAGCCTATGTATTAGGAGCTATATTCTCAGGATTAACATATTACTACCTGGAATTTAGAGTATTCTATGTCATCAGTTTATGTCTTATGATCGTAATCGGATATGATGCTTATAAAATTCATGTAAGACACTTTAATACGAAGTACAGATACAACAGGATTTATAAGAAACCCAATCTTTTTGCTTATCTGTACGAAAAGATCCATGGAGTTCCTAAAATGAATAAGAAAAGAAAATTAGTCTTTGAAGACTAA
- a CDS encoding beta-sandwich domain-containing protein yields the protein MKTNLEKLLTLASVCFITFVSAQKQLIIGTVLDDSQPLPGATVKIKGSSKNITTDVDGKFTINDIKEGEYSLQISYIGYTTSDITVHLKSDETTDLGIIKLSQPRKNLDEVVVTGTLKNTEARALNLQKNAINITNVIASDGIGKLPDRNAAETVQRVQGVSIERDQGEGRFVSLRGFRHSGHLQPSTETGFQPQKRKRHPELPLSISFQQN from the coding sequence ATGAAAACAAATTTAGAGAAATTACTTACCCTTGCTTCTGTCTGTTTCATCACTTTTGTTTCAGCGCAAAAGCAATTAATTATAGGAACTGTTCTTGATGACAGCCAGCCGCTTCCCGGTGCCACGGTCAAAATAAAAGGTTCATCAAAAAACATAACCACCGATGTAGACGGAAAGTTTACCATCAATGATATCAAAGAAGGAGAATATAGCCTCCAAATCAGCTATATTGGTTATACCACTTCTGATATTACGGTTCATCTAAAATCTGATGAAACAACAGACCTTGGAATCATAAAGCTTTCTCAGCCCAGAAAGAATCTTGACGAAGTGGTCGTTACCGGAACTTTAAAAAATACGGAGGCAAGAGCCTTAAACTTACAGAAAAATGCAATCAACATCACCAATGTCATCGCCTCTGACGGGATCGGAAAACTACCGGACAGAAATGCTGCCGAAACGGTACAGCGAGTACAGGGAGTTTCTATTGAAAGAGACCAAGGAGAGGGAAGATTTGTTTCTCTAAGGGGCTTCCGCCATTCTGGGCATCTACAACCATCAACGGAAACAGGCTTCCAACCGCAGAAGAGGAAACGACATCCAGAGCTACCGCTTTCGATTTCTTTCCAACAGAACTGA
- a CDS encoding IS110 family transposase has protein sequence MRQKYVIGIDISKSKLDCAIMDSEYKIQCEQIIPNTEKGISSFLKGILKLLKITKEDLLICCENTGIYNRPLEKFCSKSEYLLLGGTSC, from the coding sequence ATGAGACAAAAGTACGTTATCGGCATTGATATTTCCAAATCAAAATTAGATTGTGCTATAATGGATTCTGAGTATAAGATCCAATGTGAGCAGATCATTCCCAACACAGAGAAAGGAATATCTTCATTTTTGAAAGGTATTTTAAAGCTTCTGAAAATAACCAAAGAAGACCTTTTGATTTGCTGCGAAAATACTGGAATTTATAACCGACCATTAGAGAAGTTTTGTTCAAAATCAGAGTATCTGCTTTTGGGTGGAACATCCTGTTAA
- a CDS encoding response regulator transcription factor, whose translation MKKIILIEDETSVVSFIKKGLQENGYEISVAFDGRTGVQLVQANDFDLVILDIMLPEMNGLDVCKEIRKTNQSVPILFLTALGTSENIVLGLESGGDDYLVKPFKFIELVARVKSLLRRSHNNGPQEIAEPEPDNEHVFQFSDLSVNDYTKKVTRAGEEITLTSTEYKLLVYFLHNPEKVISRAEILDAVWGVNYELGTNVVDVYVNYLRKKLDDKDDNKLIHTVIGMGYVLKKHNECLTK comes from the coding sequence ATGAAAAAAATAATTCTCATCGAAGACGAAACCAGTGTAGTATCTTTTATCAAAAAGGGGCTTCAGGAAAACGGATATGAAATTTCCGTGGCTTTTGACGGACGTACCGGCGTACAGCTGGTACAGGCCAATGATTTCGATTTGGTGATTTTAGACATTATGCTGCCAGAAATGAATGGGTTGGATGTCTGTAAGGAGATCAGAAAAACGAATCAGAGTGTTCCGATTTTATTCTTAACGGCTTTAGGTACTTCTGAAAATATTGTTCTGGGACTGGAAAGTGGTGGTGATGATTATTTGGTGAAACCTTTCAAATTCATTGAACTGGTTGCCCGTGTAAAATCTCTTCTTAGAAGAAGCCATAACAATGGCCCACAGGAAATCGCTGAACCAGAGCCGGATAATGAACATGTATTTCAATTTTCTGATTTATCAGTAAATGATTACACCAAAAAGGTAACCCGTGCCGGAGAAGAAATTACATTGACTTCTACAGAATACAAGTTGCTGGTTTATTTTCTTCATAACCCTGAAAAAGTAATTTCGAGAGCCGAGATCTTAGATGCTGTCTGGGGTGTAAATTATGAACTGGGAACCAATGTAGTAGATGTATACGTGAATTATTTAAGGAAGAAACTGGACGATAAAGATGATAATAAATTGATTCATACCGTAATAGGAATGGGGTATGTTCTGAAAAAGCATAATGAATGTTTAACAAAGTGA